A window of Glycine soja cultivar W05 chromosome 2, ASM419377v2, whole genome shotgun sequence genomic DNA:
CTATTTATGTGAGTGCTATGAATCCATCATGATAgcataatacaaaaaatatagacCAACAGAGATTGAGTCTGCGCAGAAGGGACAAATATTTAACAAAGTCACTGTTCAAAGTTTCACTAAAAGtgttcatatttaattattatccaTCTCTATTTTAAGTAAAAGTGTTTCGTATAAGAAAAATGcatgtagaaaacaaaaaaattaattctatcaaatatgatatactttttttattggtCATAAGAAGTGTGAGATgctaaacaaaaaacaaagtgaAGCTGGCCATGGCAgcccattaatttttttgggcTTCTATCCAATATCGATTGAAATCATTCACTGCATGGACATTTATTTCTTGCACTTCCCATCTTACTTCCTACACCTCCCATTTTATATGTGTAAAAAAAGAATACTACTTTTACCAAGAATCTCCATTCCGAAATGATCATTCCAAAATAATACCCTATTCCCAAATAAGGATAAATGCTCCGAAAACCTATTCCAGAATAGGGTGATACCCCTTGTTCTCATTTTTCCTTTACCTTCATCACAACCTCACTCACCAAAATCAACAACAACCTCACAACCCCCAACGTAATCCCCAACCTTCTAACAATCCCCAAAGCTCAATACTCTGCAGACTGTGAAGGCGTTGGTGAAGGCGCACAAATGTGTTGATGGAGGCATAGTGGTGCAATGGTGTTGGGTGAGGCACAATGGTGGCAGAGGGAGTTGCTATTAGGGAAGGTATTGGAGGGAGGGGAGGAAGGGGGTGATGTTGATGTAGGTTGTCCATGGTGGGGAAGGGAGGTGTTGAAACTTGGTGAGACATAAGCCATTGAGGGCAATTTTGTCCATACAAATAAAATgggaggtgcaggaagcaagATGGGAAATAAGGGAAACAAAAGCCCTACATACTTTAtccttcaaaaacaaaaaagtttaattacaaaatttaccatccaacttttattattttataaattttaccactcaagtttaaaatttttgtaCATTTTATCACTATTTATGAAAGatgaatgattttgatttttaacgTTAATTGTACTTATAATCGATGTAAATAAGTGATATTTTAACCTCATCCTTTACATCGATTATAACTACAATCAAtgcacaaaaatataaaaaaataactttttatatcattttgttATCAACATGATGGTAAAATacacacaaattaaaaatttagatgaTAAAGTTTGCAAAGTGTTGAAAGTTAGATGATAAAATGTGTGGAAAAAAAACTTGAGTGATAAAatccttaaaattataaaagttaagtgataaaatttataaaaataaaacttgagtaataaaattcataaaatagtgaaagtttgataataaaatttacaattaaacTAATACCTTAGGATTTTTTGTTGTCGGGGGAGTCAGGACTAACAAAAATAGGCCAAGACTACCAAACATGATGTTAATAAGAATatgacacacaaaaaaaatgtttgcacTTCTAAAAAATCATCGtccactttgttttttttaaagacattCTACATAGTCTACCTAACAGTGGCTATATATGAACCGATTCTAGAAAATGCGCGGCAATCTCTTTGTAAATATATTGATATGGTTAACATCAGTTATGTTAGGCCTGACGACGACACTTGAAGATACCTGCAACTGCAACATATTTGgcagaagaaaaatagaattattgttgttgttttataTTTGATTCCTTCGCAGATGGAATATCTCCAAGTTGTTTTCTAACTCCTCTTTAGATTTTTCTGCTTGGGTTAGAGGAGCTTCATACTGAATGACCAACTCTTTCAACTTTTTGCATTCATTTCTGGCAGTCGCCAATTTCTCCCTATCTTCTTTTGCGGAGGCTTTGATTTCTTCATAAGCATTGTTAAAAAATCTCAAGGAATGCCTTCATTTCTTCGTGAAGTTCTTCGCTGACAAGGTTTTAAGACTTGCTGAATGCTTCTACAGCCTTGTTAATCTTCGTCTTGTATTCAGGCTTTGAGAGAGAAACTTCAAAACATTCCTCAAAAGCCATTTTTCTGGAGTTCTTAACAGCTTTCTCAAAATCAATGTTGCTGGCAGGTTTGATGGTCCTTGTTTCCTTAGTCGAAACTCCCTTTTCTTGAGTAGGAACATCAGCTGTTGTAggatcatttgtttttctctcattcctttccctttcttctttttcgaGCTCTTCATTTTGTTCTTTGCCTCTTCCTCTTGGTCATTTTCTGCTTTGTCATCTTCCTTTGCGGAGTTCTCATTTTCCTCGTTCCCTCCTAGAGTCTGATCTGTAGAGTTAACTTCATCCATAGTCATCTCTTTTTCGACATTATGTTTGCCAAGATCAACATTACTTTTTGTTGGAGAGGATCCACTGTGGCTTTGgtcatcatttttcttctttttttctccagTTTTAGCGGCAGGAGCAGTATCTTTACCAACTTCAGAATCTACAAAATAATCGGGCCATCAAGCATGTAATTACAAGacattgaaaatataaagaaagatctttaagttatattttttagtacCTAATTCGATTCTGTCAAGATGTTCTAGATTGGAACTAACTTCTGGAGTAAGTTCGCTAGTTCCAATATCCTGAAATCAATTTGAATGTTTTATATGGAAATTCTTGATAATAGAATCCAAGAAATGAAGTTGGAAAGCTCGATGTACCTTATTAGCTCCAGTAGGTTCTGATGGCTCATGAGAAGAGGACAATTCTACAACATGAAGGTCCTGCAAGTAAGATAACCAAGATTTTCAAGATATACTATCAGAAGTTTTCGATTTGGTGGTTTGACTAATAGGTACCGCTGAAGTTCGTAAGTGTGAATAACTATTAGTCACTCCAAGCTTAGATTGATTAAGGCAAATATTTCTAGTAAGATCCTAGAAGGGAGTAAGGAAGTTAAGATGAAGGAGGTGGAGAAGATGATTAAACTCTGCAAGAGGGATCATATGAAGCAAGGAGGAAGAAGATTAACAAGGACAAGTTTTGTGTGGGCTTAACCAAGATTGTAAAAAATTTGCCTACTAATAATGGAATATTGGAATAATTTGTAAGCAAACAAAGGTTTCTCAACCAGTAAGACAGGGATCACTTGTGAAGAAATCTTGGAATAGTATGTAGATGCTGCTGGCAGCTGCATGCATAAGGCAGCAGGGTTCCCATAAGCACTGACGTGCCTTTTAAATGTCCAAGGGGTTTGGAGTACCATTCTTTCATATGAGCAACTTCATGTTGGTGATGATGGTTTTGATTTACCAATCACccgaataaaatagaattgATCAAAGTAATTTCTTACATAAAACTTTTTTATCAGTATTtcttacataaaataaattacagaaagaaaaact
This region includes:
- the LOC114369512 gene encoding uncharacterized protein LOC114369512, with product MTALKELTLTSVPNLESLPDCFFPCFIGCLFTAGSGVRRKRGRGLAKNSSHSPYFLCQGVKVNIVFAVEDLHVVELSSSHEPSEPTGANKDIGTSELTPEVSSNLEHLDRIELDSEVGKDTAPAAKTGEKKKKNDDQSHSGSSPTKSNVDLGKHNVEKEMTMDEVNSTDQTLGGNEENENSAKEDDKAENDQEEEAKNKMKSSKKKKGKGMREKQMILQQLMFLLKKREFRLRKQGPSNLPATLILRKLLRTPEKWLLRNVLKFLSQSLNTRRRLTRL